A stretch of Flavobacterium sp. N2270 DNA encodes these proteins:
- a CDS encoding FeoB-associated Cys-rich membrane protein → MQEILVYITLAIAVGFLIKKFFWKKRPKKSKPCGDDCACH, encoded by the coding sequence ATGCAAGAAATATTAGTTTACATTACATTAGCAATAGCTGTAGGTTTTTTAATTAAGAAGTTTTTTTGGAAAAAAAGACCAAAGAAATCAAAACCTTGTGGCGATGATTGTGCTTGTCATTAA
- a CDS encoding TonB-dependent receptor — protein sequence MKNIFPILLFISSLSFSQTTIKGNISNKNESLAFVSVYISELKKGTESDLQGNYIIKDIPNGVYTISYSFVGFKSERRKITINNEKEIFLNVTLTENNLLNEVVVTGTLKAVSRLETPVPVEIYTATFLKKNPTPNVFEALQNVNGVRPQLNCNICNTGDIHINGLEGPYTMVTIDGMPIVSGLSTVYGLSGIPNSLIDRIEIVKGPASSLYGSEAVGGLINIITKTPTTAPLFYGDYFTTSWLENNIDLGAKYKIGENVNSLLGINYFNYSNPIDNNNDNFTDVTLQDRISVFNKFDFERKSKKEFSVVGRFFYEDRWGGEMQWNKSYRGGSEVYGESIYTTRYELLGKYQLPVSENIFASFSYTNHDQNSVYGNTLFLAQQEIAYGQITWDKKVKNHDFLLGTAFRYQYYNDNTTATETSEKTKISSLFIQDEIKLAEKHSILLGSRYDYNNIHGSIFTPRIAYKWKPNEKSVFRINSGTGFRVVNLFTEEHAALTGSRDVEITEDLKPEKSYNININYLKRINLKNGVHAVMEFSSWYTYFTNQILPDYDTDPNKIIYSNLNGYSKTMGVTGNIDLIFPFGLKTMFGFTVLDSKNRRDGVTSTPILTEKYSATWGVTYDIPKWNLSIDYTGNLYGPMRLPLLGDLDPRKEYSPIWSIQNIQFTYKKFNNFELYGGLKNLLNWTPNKGNPFIIARANDPFDENVVFDTNGNAVATPDNPYALTFDPGYVYGPNQGIRGFIGVRYNLL from the coding sequence ATGAAAAATATTTTTCCAATATTACTATTCATAAGTTCACTATCTTTTTCTCAAACAACAATTAAAGGAAATATTTCTAACAAAAATGAATCACTAGCCTTTGTTTCTGTCTATATTTCGGAATTAAAAAAAGGTACTGAATCTGATTTACAAGGAAATTACATTATAAAAGATATTCCAAACGGAGTTTACACGATTAGTTATTCATTTGTTGGTTTTAAATCGGAAAGGAGAAAAATCACAATTAATAATGAAAAAGAAATATTCTTAAATGTTACATTAACAGAAAATAATTTACTGAATGAAGTTGTTGTTACTGGAACTTTAAAAGCAGTTTCTCGATTAGAAACTCCAGTTCCTGTTGAAATATATACTGCTACTTTTTTAAAAAAAAATCCAACACCTAATGTTTTTGAAGCGCTTCAAAATGTAAATGGCGTTCGTCCGCAATTAAATTGCAATATTTGTAATACGGGAGACATTCACATTAACGGACTAGAAGGGCCTTACACAATGGTTACTATTGACGGAATGCCTATTGTAAGTGGCCTTTCAACTGTTTATGGATTGTCTGGAATTCCAAATTCTTTAATTGATAGAATTGAAATTGTAAAAGGTCCGGCTTCTTCTTTATACGGAAGTGAAGCCGTTGGCGGATTAATTAACATTATTACCAAAACGCCCACAACAGCTCCACTATTTTACGGTGATTATTTCACTACATCATGGTTAGAAAATAACATCGATTTAGGTGCGAAATACAAAATTGGTGAAAATGTAAATTCACTTTTAGGTATCAATTATTTCAACTATTCGAATCCAATTGACAATAATAACGACAATTTTACCGATGTAACATTACAAGACAGAATTTCTGTTTTTAATAAGTTTGATTTCGAAAGAAAAAGTAAAAAAGAATTTAGTGTTGTTGGAAGGTTTTTTTACGAAGACCGTTGGGGCGGAGAAATGCAATGGAATAAAAGTTACCGTGGCGGAAGTGAAGTATATGGCGAAAGTATTTATACAACACGTTATGAACTATTAGGAAAATACCAATTACCTGTTTCAGAAAACATCTTTGCTTCTTTTTCCTATACTAATCATGATCAAAATTCGGTTTACGGAAACACTCTGTTTTTAGCACAACAAGAAATTGCTTATGGCCAAATAACATGGGATAAAAAAGTAAAAAATCATGATTTTTTACTAGGAACTGCTTTCAGGTATCAATATTATAACGACAATACAACCGCTACAGAGACTTCAGAAAAAACAAAAATTAGTAGTCTATTTATACAAGACGAAATTAAATTAGCTGAAAAACACAGCATTTTATTAGGTTCTAGATATGATTATAATAATATTCATGGTTCCATTTTTACACCCAGAATTGCTTACAAATGGAAACCAAATGAAAAATCGGTTTTTAGAATTAATTCTGGAACAGGTTTTAGAGTTGTGAACTTGTTTACCGAAGAACATGCAGCTTTAACAGGCTCTAGAGATGTTGAGATTACGGAAGATTTAAAACCTGAAAAATCATATAACATTAATATAAATTACCTTAAAAGAATCAATTTAAAAAACGGAGTACATGCAGTAATGGAATTTTCAAGTTGGTATACGTATTTTACCAATCAAATTTTACCCGATTATGACACCGACCCAAATAAAATCATTTACTCTAACTTAAATGGATATTCAAAAACGATGGGGGTTACAGGTAATATTGACCTGATTTTCCCTTTCGGGTTAAAAACTATGTTCGGTTTTACCGTTTTAGACTCAAAAAACAGAAGAGATGGAGTAACAAGCACGCCTATTTTAACAGAAAAGTACAGCGCAACTTGGGGAGTTACTTATGATATTCCAAAATGGAACTTATCAATTGATTATACTGGAAACTTATATGGACCAATGCGATTACCGCTTCTTGGAGATCTTGACCCAAGAAAAGAGTACTCACCTATTTGGAGCATTCAAAACATACAATTCACTTATAAAAAATTCAATAATTTTGAACTTTATGGAGGCTTGAAAAACCTCTTAAATTGGACACCAAACAAAGGAAACCCATTTATTATTGCGCGTGCAAATGATCCATTTGATGAGAATGTAGTTTTTGATACTAACGGAAATGCCGTTGCTACTCCCGATAATCCATACGCATTAACTTTTGATCCTGGTTACGTGTATGGGCCTAACCAAGGGATTAGAGGGTTTATTGGGGTTAGGTATAACCTGTTATAA
- a CDS encoding FeoA family protein, translated as MAVLLSDLKIGEKAIILDVNIEEIPLKLLEMGCLPGNNIQLLQIAPFGDPLYFNINDSHVAIRKETAAEVTIRLEIQI; from the coding sequence GTGGCTGTTTTACTTTCAGATTTAAAAATTGGCGAAAAAGCAATAATTCTCGATGTAAATATTGAAGAAATTCCGTTGAAGTTACTTGAAATGGGTTGCTTACCTGGAAACAATATTCAATTATTGCAAATAGCTCCTTTTGGAGATCCATTATATTTTAACATCAATGATTCTCATGTAGCCATAAGAAAAGAAACTGCTGCAGAAGTCACAATTCGTTTAGAAATACAGATTTAA
- the feoB gene encoding ferrous iron transport protein B — protein sequence MHNTTIKVALIGNPNVGKTSVFNQLTGLNQQVGNYPGITVEKKEGICKLFASSKAKIIDLPGTYSLNANSIDENVVIELLLNKNDIDFPDVAVVVTEVENLKRNLLLFTQIKDLEIPTILVINMSDRMTLKGIELDIPYLEKELKTKIALVSSRKKIGIDNLKNLILDYKNLSIEPCLNASSIDPDYFDKLRKAFPNQLLYKLWLVITQDVNFLNLERNEIKSSFTKSHADLKRLQQKETIKRYQFINDTLKIGQTIDKSKASDFQSKLDRVLTHKIYGYLIFFGILMVIFQSLFDWSSIPMDFIDETFANLSSFAKTNLPAGEFTNLISEGIIPGIGGIVIFIPQIAFLFLFISVLEESGYMSRVVFLMDKIMQKFGLSGKSIVPLISGTACAIPAIMSARNIENWKERLITILVTPFTTCSARLPVYAILISLIIPEKRIFGFLSLQGLTLMFLYLLGFGSAIFSAYLLNKVLKLKCKTYFVVEMPSYKIPMFKNVGINVLEKTKAFVAGAGKIILAISVVLWFLGSHGPSKGFDNAEAIVLKSNKNKTISTEELENEVNAYKLENSYIGILGKTIEPAIRPLGYDWKIGIAVLSSFAAREVFVGTLATIYSVGNHSEEETTIKNKMAAEVHPVTGDKIFNFATGVSLLLFYAFAMQCVSTLAIVKKETNSWKWPIIQLVFMSGLAYLVSLIAYQVLK from the coding sequence ATGCACAATACCACTATAAAAGTAGCTTTAATTGGAAATCCTAATGTGGGTAAAACTTCTGTTTTTAACCAATTAACAGGACTTAACCAACAAGTTGGAAACTATCCCGGAATAACTGTAGAAAAAAAAGAAGGAATTTGTAAACTTTTTGCAAGTTCAAAGGCAAAAATCATTGACCTTCCAGGAACGTACAGTTTAAATGCGAATTCAATTGATGAAAATGTAGTTATTGAATTACTTCTAAACAAGAATGATATTGATTTTCCAGATGTAGCAGTTGTAGTTACTGAAGTTGAAAACCTAAAACGAAATTTACTATTATTTACCCAAATTAAAGATTTAGAAATTCCAACTATTCTCGTAATCAATATGAGTGATAGAATGACTTTAAAAGGAATTGAACTTGACATTCCCTATCTTGAAAAAGAATTAAAAACCAAAATAGCATTAGTAAGTTCAAGAAAAAAAATTGGAATTGACAACCTTAAAAACTTAATTTTAGATTATAAAAATCTATCTATAGAGCCATGCTTAAATGCTTCAAGCATTGACCCAGATTATTTTGATAAATTAAGAAAAGCATTTCCAAATCAATTACTTTATAAGCTTTGGCTAGTAATTACCCAAGATGTAAATTTCTTAAACTTAGAACGAAATGAAATTAAAAGTTCATTTACAAAATCACATGCCGATTTAAAACGCTTACAACAAAAAGAAACAATTAAAAGATACCAATTTATAAATGACACTTTAAAAATTGGTCAAACTATAGATAAATCAAAAGCTTCTGATTTTCAGAGTAAATTAGACAGAGTTTTAACACATAAAATCTATGGCTACTTAATTTTCTTTGGAATTTTAATGGTTATTTTTCAATCCTTATTTGATTGGAGTAGTATTCCAATGGATTTTATAGATGAAACATTTGCTAATTTAAGTTCGTTTGCCAAGACAAATTTACCAGCTGGAGAATTTACGAATTTAATAAGCGAAGGAATTATCCCTGGTATAGGTGGAATTGTAATTTTCATTCCTCAAATTGCCTTTTTATTCTTATTTATTTCCGTTTTAGAAGAAAGTGGTTATATGAGTCGTGTAGTATTCTTAATGGATAAAATTATGCAAAAATTTGGACTTTCAGGAAAAAGTATTGTACCTCTAATTTCAGGAACAGCTTGTGCAATTCCTGCCATTATGAGTGCAAGAAATATTGAAAACTGGAAAGAACGATTAATTACAATTTTAGTAACTCCGTTTACAACTTGTTCTGCACGTTTGCCTGTTTACGCCATTTTAATTTCATTAATTATTCCTGAAAAAAGAATATTTGGATTTTTAAGTTTACAAGGCTTAACACTAATGTTTTTATACTTATTAGGTTTTGGGTCTGCAATTTTCTCTGCTTATTTATTAAACAAAGTGTTAAAACTTAAATGTAAAACGTATTTTGTTGTTGAAATGCCGAGTTATAAAATTCCTATGTTTAAAAATGTTGGAATTAATGTTTTAGAAAAAACAAAAGCTTTTGTTGCTGGTGCAGGAAAGATAATATTAGCAATATCTGTTGTATTATGGTTTTTAGGTTCTCATGGACCTAGTAAAGGTTTTGACAATGCAGAGGCAATAGTTTTAAAATCAAATAAAAACAAAACAATTAGTACAGAAGAATTAGAAAATGAAGTAAATGCTTATAAGCTTGAAAACTCATACATAGGTATTTTAGGAAAAACGATAGAACCTGCAATAAGACCTTTAGGATACGATTGGAAAATAGGAATTGCCGTTTTAAGTTCTTTTGCAGCAAGAGAAGTATTTGTAGGAACATTAGCAACAATTTATAGTGTAGGTAACCATAGCGAAGAAGAAACAACTATTAAAAATAAAATGGCCGCTGAAGTACATCCTGTAACTGGAGATAAAATTTTTAATTTTGCTACTGGAGTTTCTTTATTGTTATTTTATGCCTTTGCCATGCAATGCGTAAGTACTTTGGCAATCGTAAAAAAGGAAACTAATTCTTGGAAATGGCCCATAATTCAATTGGTATTCATGAGTGGGTTAGCCTATTTAGTTTCATTAATAGCTTATCAGGTTTTAAAATAA
- a CDS encoding metal-dependent transcriptional regulator, translated as MTISEENYLKVIYHLSLVSPKGVNTNAIAGMLDTKASSVTDMLKKLADKDLVAYKKYQGASLTENGTLTAKMIVRKHRLWEVFLVDKLNFSWDEVHEIAEELEHIKSEKLINKLDTFLNFPAFDPHGDPIPNANGEIKKLDKQLLSDVELNVSYKCVGVKDSSPEFLQYLDKQQIALGSTFKVLERESFDDTLLVEINNITITISNKIASNLYVQ; from the coding sequence ATGACTATTTCAGAAGAAAACTATTTAAAAGTAATTTACCATTTATCCTTAGTGTCTCCAAAAGGAGTAAATACAAATGCAATTGCGGGAATGCTTGACACAAAAGCATCTTCTGTAACCGATATGTTGAAGAAATTAGCGGATAAAGATTTAGTTGCTTATAAAAAATATCAAGGCGCTTCTTTAACTGAAAATGGAACATTGACAGCAAAAATGATTGTAAGGAAACACCGTTTATGGGAAGTTTTTTTAGTAGATAAATTAAACTTTTCTTGGGATGAAGTACATGAAATTGCGGAAGAATTAGAACATATCAAATCGGAAAAATTGATAAATAAATTAGACACTTTTTTAAACTTTCCTGCTTTTGACCCGCATGGTGACCCAATTCCAAATGCTAATGGAGAAATAAAAAAACTAGATAAACAGCTGCTTTCAGATGTTGAATTAAATGTTTCTTATAAATGCGTAGGAGTGAAAGATTCATCACCAGAGTTTTTACAATATTTAGACAAACAACAAATTGCTTTAGGTTCAACTTTTAAAGTTCTAGAAAGAGAAAGTTTCGACGACACTTTACTTGTTGAAATAAATAATATTACAATTACAATTTCAAATAAAATAGCTAGTAATTTATACGTACAATAA
- a CDS encoding BrxA/BrxB family bacilliredoxin, with protein sequence MYPEEMVKPMKAELTDAGFQELYSAADVDNVLAKEGTTLVVINSVCGCAARNARPGAKMSLDNAKKPTQTVTVFAGVDKEAVDKAREHMFPFPPSSPCMALFKNGELVHMLERHHIEGRPAELIAENLKDAYNEYC encoded by the coding sequence ATGTATCCAGAAGAGATGGTAAAACCAATGAAAGCGGAATTAACAGACGCTGGTTTTCAAGAATTATATAGTGCCGCAGATGTTGACAACGTACTTGCAAAAGAAGGAACAACATTAGTAGTAATCAACTCGGTTTGCGGTTGTGCTGCAAGAAATGCACGTCCAGGAGCAAAAATGAGTTTAGACAATGCTAAAAAACCTACGCAAACAGTAACCGTTTTTGCAGGAGTAGACAAAGAAGCGGTTGATAAAGCTAGAGAGCACATGTTCCCTTTTCCTCCATCATCGCCATGTATGGCTTTGTTTAAAAACGGAGAATTGGTACACATGTTAGAGCGCCATCATATTGAAGGCCGACCTGCAGAATTAATTGCAGAAAACCTTAAAGATGCCTATAACGAGTACTGCTAA
- a CDS encoding T9SS type A sorting domain-containing protein — translation MKKFYVLLILLTSCLGYSQFNEFAPWSVNSQSSRQNELSIDELKNEFDQYWLSHDKNVKGSGYKPFMRWEYHWRNKVNDQGHLITPQEMWDAWSQKQQARQARSTISLPPSNWQPVGPFTHTNTGSWSSGQGRVNFVYEDPNTSTTLYIGTPAGGIWKSIDSGVNWVPLSDELPQIGVSGIAVDHTDSNVIYIATGDKDAGDTYSIGVLKSTDGGATWNTTGLTFTNTSTRAGDIIMHPTNNQILLCATSVGLYKTSNGGTTWSVVQTGSFAQGSVRFKPNDPTTVYATGRTTISSVTTYRFYRSIDTASSFLNISSNLPTTSGRLILDVTPANNNYVYILSATTGNAYQGIYRSIDEGATWTKRSSFESSATNDVFESTQAWYDLAFAVSDTNADEIYTGCLNVWKSTNGGTSVSKINNWSSPTAASYTHADIHFLRFYNGKLFCGSDGGVYRSINGGTNFTDLTATAQISQFYKIAVAKQTSANIVGGLQDNGGHAYSGGAWKNYYGADGMDAAIDPTNQNLYYGFIQNGSSMYISNTAGNGITGSVGSPGGASGNWVTPLMPNSQGELFSGFGNLFKLSGGAWVQQNTGSIGSGNLELIHVDPSNDDIMYVANGTGLYKSTNHGVNFSLAYSAPANITSIEVHSTDSNIVYITTSGTSGQVYKSTNGGASFTSFNTGMPSIGKNIIVHQGRNTTNPLYVGTSLGVYYRDDSMSSWAPFDTNLPNVSVSDLEINLEDSKLIAGTYGRGVWQTDIPVEVPTNDVKLVQIQNPTLDINCGNVSPIVEVKNNGTNSISSVTVNYTVDGTPYNYVWNGTLASSATTTIALPALVLARGVHSLNVTTTITNDAYPDNNNGLTPFYINDAGTVGVVNNFTNTSDELIAYNEGASGSAWERGIRTTGTMNSGGNTVYTSNLTTANYPDLTKSYLVSQCYNLSSVSNPQISFAMKFDLEQNWDIVYVEYSTDFGANWAVLGTMDTNWYNSDRTQATAGNDCYNCPGAQWTGTDLTLKTYSYPLTSLGAPSNVIFRIVFHSDEAENQKGVNIDDFLISGVLASESFELNNITVYPNPSNGLVTISYGNFEPTQIEVYDISGKLILTKENLNVSETSLDLSSASQGIYFIKISSNNQNIVKRIIKK, via the coding sequence ATGAAAAAATTTTACGTATTATTAATTTTGCTAACTTCCTGTTTAGGATATTCGCAATTTAATGAATTCGCCCCTTGGAGCGTTAATTCGCAAAGTTCAAGACAAAACGAATTGTCAATTGACGAATTAAAGAATGAGTTTGATCAATATTGGCTATCTCACGACAAAAATGTTAAAGGCTCAGGTTACAAACCTTTTATGCGTTGGGAATACCATTGGCGTAACAAAGTTAACGATCAAGGGCATTTAATTACTCCGCAAGAAATGTGGGACGCTTGGAGTCAAAAACAACAAGCAAGACAAGCTAGAAGTACGATTTCTTTACCGCCAAGTAATTGGCAACCAGTTGGTCCATTTACACATACTAATACTGGTTCTTGGTCTTCTGGACAAGGTAGGGTTAATTTTGTTTATGAAGATCCAAATACTTCAACTACTTTATATATAGGAACCCCAGCAGGAGGAATTTGGAAATCTATTGACTCTGGAGTAAATTGGGTTCCATTGTCAGATGAGTTACCTCAAATAGGTGTTTCTGGAATTGCTGTAGATCATACTGATTCAAATGTTATTTATATTGCTACTGGAGATAAAGATGCTGGAGATACTTATTCAATAGGTGTTCTTAAATCTACTGACGGCGGTGCTACTTGGAATACTACAGGTTTAACTTTTACAAATACATCAACAAGAGCGGGTGATATTATAATGCATCCAACAAATAATCAAATATTATTATGTGCAACAAGTGTTGGACTTTATAAAACTTCAAACGGTGGTACAACATGGTCTGTTGTACAAACAGGGAGCTTTGCTCAAGGTTCAGTTAGGTTTAAGCCAAATGATCCTACAACGGTATATGCAACAGGAAGAACAACAATTTCAAGTGTTACAACTTATAGATTTTATCGTTCTATTGACACTGCATCTTCTTTCTTGAATATCTCGAGTAATTTACCTACTACTTCAGGAAGGTTAATTTTAGATGTTACACCAGCTAATAATAATTATGTGTACATCTTAAGTGCTACAACAGGTAATGCTTATCAAGGAATTTATAGATCTATTGATGAAGGAGCAACTTGGACAAAAAGATCATCATTTGAAAGTTCAGCTACAAATGATGTTTTTGAATCTACTCAAGCATGGTATGATCTTGCATTTGCTGTTTCAGATACTAATGCGGATGAGATATATACAGGGTGTTTAAATGTTTGGAAATCTACAAATGGGGGAACATCTGTAAGTAAGATAAATAATTGGAGTTCGCCTACAGCAGCTTCATATACACACGCAGATATTCACTTTTTGCGTTTTTATAATGGGAAACTTTTTTGTGGAAGTGACGGTGGAGTATATCGATCTATTAATGGTGGAACAAACTTTACTGATTTAACAGCTACTGCTCAAATAAGTCAATTTTATAAAATTGCTGTTGCAAAACAAACATCAGCAAATATTGTAGGTGGTTTACAAGATAATGGTGGTCATGCATATAGTGGAGGAGCTTGGAAAAATTATTACGGAGCAGACGGAATGGATGCTGCAATTGATCCAACCAATCAAAATTTATACTACGGTTTTATTCAAAACGGTAGTAGTATGTATATAAGTAACACTGCTGGTAATGGAATTACTGGTTCTGTTGGTTCGCCTGGTGGAGCAAGTGGTAACTGGGTAACACCATTAATGCCAAATTCTCAAGGAGAGTTGTTTTCTGGTTTTGGAAATTTATTTAAACTAAGTGGAGGAGCTTGGGTTCAGCAAAATACAGGAAGTATTGGAAGTGGAAACTTAGAGTTAATACATGTAGACCCATCAAATGATGATATTATGTATGTTGCAAATGGTACAGGTTTATATAAAAGTACAAATCATGGAGTTAACTTTAGTTTAGCTTATTCTGCTCCTGCTAATATTACTTCTATTGAAGTACATTCTACTGACAGCAACATTGTTTATATTACTACTTCTGGTACTTCAGGACAAGTTTATAAATCAACTAATGGAGGAGCTTCTTTTACGTCATTTAATACAGGAATGCCAAGTATTGGTAAAAATATAATAGTTCATCAAGGTAGAAACACAACGAATCCACTTTACGTGGGGACTAGTTTAGGAGTGTATTATAGAGATGATTCTATGTCTTCATGGGCGCCTTTTGATACTAATTTACCAAATGTTTCTGTTTCAGATCTTGAAATTAACTTAGAAGATTCTAAATTAATTGCAGGAACATACGGTAGAGGTGTTTGGCAAACCGATATTCCTGTTGAAGTTCCAACTAATGATGTTAAATTAGTTCAAATACAAAACCCTACTTTAGATATTAATTGTGGTAATGTTTCCCCTATAGTTGAAGTTAAAAATAATGGTACAAATTCAATTTCTTCTGTAACAGTTAATTATACTGTAGATGGAACTCCATATAATTATGTTTGGAATGGAACTTTAGCTTCTAGTGCAACTACAACAATTGCTTTACCAGCACTAGTTTTAGCAAGAGGAGTTCATAGTTTGAACGTTACTACAACAATTACTAATGATGCTTACCCAGATAATAACAATGGACTTACTCCATTTTATATTAATGATGCGGGAACAGTTGGAGTAGTAAATAACTTTACAAATACATCAGATGAATTAATTGCTTATAATGAAGGCGCTTCTGGCTCAGCTTGGGAAAGAGGAATAAGAACTACTGGAACTATGAACTCAGGTGGTAACACTGTGTATACGTCTAATTTAACAACTGCAAATTATCCTGATTTAACGAAATCATATTTAGTTTCACAATGTTATAATTTATCAAGTGTTTCAAACCCGCAGATAAGTTTTGCAATGAAGTTTGACTTAGAGCAAAATTGGGATATTGTTTATGTTGAGTATTCAACAGATTTTGGAGCAAACTGGGCTGTTTTAGGTACTATGGATACAAACTGGTATAATAGCGACAGAACACAAGCAACAGCAGGTAATGATTGTTATAATTGCCCTGGAGCTCAATGGACAGGAACAGATTTAACGTTGAAAACATATTCATACCCATTAACTTCTTTAGGGGCTCCTTCTAATGTAATTTTTAGAATTGTATTTCATTCTGATGAAGCAGAAAACCAAAAAGGAGTTAACATTGATGATTTCCTTATTAGCGGTGTTTTAGCTAGTGAAAGTTTTGAATTAAATAATATTACTGTTTATCCAAATCCTTCTAATGGTTTAGTAACCATTTCTTATGGTAATTTTGAACCTACACAAATTGAAGTTTATGATATTTCTGGAAAATTAATTTTAACAAAAGAAAATTTAAATGTTTCAGAAACTAGTTTAGACTTATCAAGTGCTTCACAAGGTATTTACTTCATTAAAATATCTTCAAACAATCAAAATATTGTAAAAAGAATAATTAAAAAATAA
- a CDS encoding ZIP family metal transporter, with protein MFQDILTYLESIDPVLAAFYATMFTWFVTALGASFVFFFKGMNRTFFDGMLGFTGGVMVAASFWSLLAPSIEMSEGEGFIKVIPAAVGFALGALFIFMLDKTLPHLHINFKETEGIKSPWQRTTLLTLAITLHNIPEGLAVGVLFGGVAAGIPEASIAGAVTLAIGIGIQNFPEGIAVSMPLRRMGMSRRKSFMYGQSSALVEPIAGVLGAVAVTFFTPILPYALAFAAGAMIFVVVEEVIPETQQANNTDIATLGFIGGFIVMMTLDVALG; from the coding sequence ATGTTTCAAGATATATTAACTTATTTAGAAAGTATCGATCCTGTTTTAGCTGCTTTTTATGCTACCATGTTCACTTGGTTTGTAACTGCTTTGGGCGCTTCATTTGTGTTCTTTTTTAAGGGAATGAACCGAACGTTCTTTGACGGAATGCTTGGTTTTACTGGAGGAGTCATGGTTGCTGCTAGTTTTTGGAGTTTGTTAGCGCCTTCTATTGAAATGAGTGAAGGTGAAGGGTTTATAAAAGTAATTCCGGCTGCTGTTGGATTTGCTTTGGGAGCATTATTTATTTTTATGTTAGATAAAACTTTACCACATTTACATATTAATTTTAAAGAAACAGAAGGGATAAAATCGCCTTGGCAACGAACTACATTGTTAACTTTAGCTATTACATTACATAATATTCCTGAAGGTTTAGCAGTAGGAGTTTTATTTGGGGGAGTAGCAGCTGGTATTCCAGAAGCTTCAATTGCTGGAGCAGTTACTTTAGCAATTGGAATTGGAATTCAAAATTTCCCTGAAGGAATTGCGGTTTCAATGCCATTACGAAGAATGGGTATGAGCAGAAGAAAAAGTTTTATGTACGGACAATCTTCTGCCTTAGTGGAGCCTATTGCTGGAGTTTTAGGAGCTGTAGCAGTAACTTTTTTTACACCAATATTACCTTATGCTTTAGCATTTGCTGCTGGTGCAATGATATTTGTAGTCGTAGAAGAGGTTATTCCTGAAACGCAACAAGCTAATAATACTGATATTGCTACTTTAGGATTTATAGGTGGATTTATTGTAATGATGACTTTAGATGTTGCACTTGGTTAA
- a CDS encoding SCO family protein: MLFKKYKIFILTFISISIIIFIAIYSLLKPQKTLKIFSPRDVNTELVDTTVQHIGYNHTIADFAFTNQNGKIITQKDYEGKIYVADFFFTTCPTICPKMTDNMVWLQEQIKNNPKVMLLSYSVTPDIDSVPVLKKYALEKGVDDSKWNLVTGNKKDIYYIARKSYLAVKTGKPEDMYDMVHTENFILVDQKRRIRGFYDGTNLEEVKKLLEDINYLSQE, from the coding sequence ATGCTATTTAAAAAATATAAAATATTCATTCTCACATTTATATCTATATCAATAATTATTTTTATTGCCATTTATTCTTTATTAAAGCCTCAAAAAACACTTAAAATCTTTTCGCCTAGAGATGTAAATACTGAATTAGTTGACACAACCGTTCAACACATTGGATACAATCATACTATTGCCGATTTTGCATTTACTAATCAAAACGGAAAAATCATTACTCAAAAAGATTATGAAGGAAAGATTTATGTAGCTGATTTCTTTTTTACTACTTGCCCTACAATTTGTCCTAAAATGACAGATAATATGGTTTGGCTACAAGAACAAATTAAAAACAACCCAAAAGTAATGTTACTTTCTTATTCGGTAACTCCAGATATTGATAGTGTTCCTGTATTGAAAAAATATGCGTTGGAAAAAGGTGTTGACGACTCAAAATGGAACTTGGTCACCGGAAATAAAAAAGACATTTATTACATTGCCAGAAAATCATATTTAGCAGTAAAAACTGGAAAACCAGAAGACATGTATGATATGGTTCATACCGAAAACTTTATTTTAGTTGATCAAAAAAGGAGAATTAGAGGTTTTTATGACGGAACTAACCTAGAAGAAGTTAAAAAACTTTTAGAAGACATCAACTATCTTTCGCAAGAGTAA